From one Rhodovulum sp. ES.010 genomic stretch:
- the proW gene encoding glycine betaine/L-proline ABC transporter permease ProW produces MTEAMQDRTFQLAQAEDPWGGTADSTPPAGDESASNPWGGGSGTAPETATPDWLSGAAEAEAQSFDILHPFDHAVIPLESWVETALDFVVDNFRPVFQAIRWPVDGVLSTIEATLLSVPALVMVLLIGLLAWQTAGPRLGIGAVLSFIFVGLIGAWDEAMVTLALVFTSVFFCILIGLPTGIWLARNDRAATLVRPILDAMQTTPAFVYLVPIVMLFGIGNVPGVVVTIIFALPPLIRLTNLGIRQVPADLIEAAKSFGASDAQLLRKVQLPVAMPTIMAGVNQTLMLALSMVVIASMIAVGGLGQMVLRGIGRLDMGLATVGGLGIVLLAIIIDRMTQAMGVSKRDRGNIAWYETGPVGQVRRLVFGKSARRASAAGTEPAE; encoded by the coding sequence ATGACTGAAGCCATGCAGGACCGCACCTTCCAACTCGCCCAGGCCGAGGACCCCTGGGGCGGCACGGCCGACTCCACCCCGCCGGCGGGGGACGAGTCCGCCTCGAACCCCTGGGGCGGCGGGTCCGGCACGGCGCCGGAGACCGCGACGCCGGACTGGCTTTCGGGCGCTGCGGAGGCGGAGGCCCAGTCCTTCGATATCCTCCATCCGTTCGACCACGCGGTCATCCCGCTGGAATCCTGGGTGGAAACCGCGCTCGATTTCGTGGTCGACAATTTCCGCCCGGTCTTCCAGGCGATCCGCTGGCCCGTCGACGGCGTGCTGTCCACCATCGAGGCGACGCTACTCAGCGTCCCCGCGCTGGTCATGGTCCTGCTGATCGGGCTACTGGCCTGGCAGACCGCCGGTCCGCGGCTCGGCATCGGGGCGGTGCTCTCGTTTATCTTCGTCGGCCTGATCGGCGCCTGGGACGAGGCGATGGTCACGCTGGCGCTGGTGTTCACATCGGTGTTCTTCTGCATCCTGATCGGGTTGCCCACCGGCATCTGGTTGGCCCGGAACGACCGGGCGGCCACGCTGGTGCGACCGATCCTCGACGCGATGCAGACGACGCCCGCCTTCGTCTACCTCGTGCCCATCGTGATGCTCTTCGGCATCGGCAACGTGCCCGGCGTGGTGGTGACGATCATCTTCGCGCTGCCGCCGCTTATCCGGCTGACCAACCTCGGCATCCGCCAGGTGCCCGCCGACCTGATCGAGGCGGCCAAGAGCTTCGGCGCCTCGGATGCACAACTGCTGCGCAAGGTGCAGCTTCCCGTGGCGATGCCCACCATCATGGCGGGCGTGAACCAGACCCTGATGCTGGCCCTTTCGATGGTGGTGATCGCCTCGATGATCGCGGTGGGCGGCCTTGGCCAGATGGTGCTGCGCGGCATCGGCCGGCTCGACATGGGGCTGGCGACCGTCGGCGGGCTGGGCATCGTGCTGCTGGCGATCATCATCGACCGCATGACCCAGGCGATGGGCGTGTCGAAACGCGACCGCGGCAATATCGCCTGGTACGAAACCGGTCCGGTCGGCCAGGTGCGCCGGCTGGTGTTCGGCAAGTCGGCGCGCCGCGCGTCGGCCGCAGGGACGGAACCGGCCGAATAG
- the proV gene encoding glycine betaine/L-proline ABC transporter ATP-binding protein ProV, producing the protein MDSSPALSVNSLFKVFGHHPQHAIELYRKGLDKDAVFDKTGMTIGVCDASFEVQEGEIFVVMGLSGSGKSTLVRMLNRLIDPSAGEIVVKGADIAKMSEKDLNEFRRKHISMVFQSFALMPHMTVLQNTAFGLELSSIPKDQREERARAALEQVGLAANEQSYPNELSGGMQQRVGLARALANDPTILLMDEAFSALDPLIRSEMQDELLELQEKEKRTIIFISHDLDEAMRIGDRIAIMEGGRVVQVGKPDEILSNPANDYVRSFFRGVDVSSVITVGDIASKHQVTIIERGGNLRAARERIAAADRDYAYVVDGAHKFLGVVSATSLEREMKAVDARLSRAYLPDLEPLAADRNIGDVIAEVNAAPCGLPVVDDQGRYLGVVSRAILLGALSREATDD; encoded by the coding sequence TTGGACTCAAGCCCCGCGCTTTCGGTCAACAGTCTGTTCAAGGTCTTCGGCCACCACCCACAACATGCGATCGAGCTGTATCGCAAGGGGCTCGACAAGGACGCCGTCTTCGACAAGACGGGCATGACGATCGGGGTCTGCGATGCCAGCTTCGAGGTGCAGGAGGGCGAGATCTTCGTCGTGATGGGGCTCTCGGGCTCCGGCAAGTCCACGCTGGTGCGCATGCTGAACCGACTGATCGATCCCTCGGCCGGCGAGATCGTGGTGAAGGGCGCCGACATCGCGAAGATGAGCGAGAAGGACCTCAACGAGTTCCGCCGCAAGCACATCTCGATGGTGTTCCAGTCCTTCGCGCTGATGCCGCACATGACGGTGCTGCAGAACACGGCGTTCGGGCTGGAGCTTTCCAGCATCCCCAAGGACCAGCGCGAGGAGCGCGCCCGCGCCGCGCTGGAACAGGTCGGGCTGGCCGCCAACGAGCAGAGCTATCCCAACGAGCTGTCGGGCGGCATGCAGCAGCGGGTGGGGCTGGCGCGCGCGCTGGCCAACGATCCCACGATCCTACTGATGGACGAGGCGTTCTCGGCGCTCGACCCGCTGATCCGGTCCGAGATGCAGGACGAACTGCTGGAACTGCAGGAAAAGGAAAAGCGGACCATCATCTTCATCTCCCACGACCTCGACGAGGCGATGCGCATCGGCGATCGCATCGCGATCATGGAGGGCGGGCGCGTGGTTCAGGTCGGCAAGCCGGACGAAATCCTGAGCAACCCGGCGAACGACTACGTCCGGTCCTTCTTCCGGGGCGTCGATGTCAGCAGCGTCATCACCGTCGGCGACATCGCGTCGAAACACCAGGTCACGATCATCGAACGGGGCGGGAACCTGCGCGCGGCGCGCGAACGGATCGCCGCGGCCGACCGGGATTACGCCTATGTCGTCGACGGCGCGCACAAGTTCCTCGGCGTGGTCTCTGCCACCAGCCTGGAGCGGGAAATGAAGGCGGTGGATGCGCGGCTCTCGCGCGCCTACCTGCCGGACCTCGAACCGCTCGCGGCGGACAGGAACATCGGCGACGTGATCGCCGAGGTGAACGCGGCACCCTGCGGCTTGCCCGTGGTCGACGACCAGGGGCGGTATCTCGGGGTGGTCTCGCGCGCCATTCTGCTCGGGGCCCTGTCGAGGGAGGCAACGGATGACTGA
- a CDS encoding VWA domain-containing protein, whose amino-acid sequence MSLADVLSATTITGFSAAEKATIEAAITSTYNNSATARTMYENWVSGGNTISVSHVAGVFQAYPGTGRVEIDIPFISNLYYIDDNGNSVKYPFELALVHEFVHALEGLLDNYDAPDGDYRGDTVIFTNDIHDEMGYANRNSYISANFDTVIKPSFAYTGGVEIDRSFANDASWSATGNLFKGTLFSDDLLIGGASANVLEGNLGNDFLFGGGGDDTLNGGLGGTDTVVLSGKPVDYDIRLNPDGTWTSEHVRGAKDEGTDTFQNLERVRFADPDSTFNLVKSGLTWQTDFAFVIDQTGSMGDDIAAVKAAATGVVNALYADATIDARIGIVGFRDNTIGEPTSVILPFTDQDDFAARQAAAVGAINGISVSGGGDFPETAFDGLLTALDGSMGDWRVGAGVKKVALFTDASAKDAILLPAVLTYALSIGATITGSASAAFGEIATVDTFELTFGESIGAFPEGEGETLPPFVPSGDPIEPPGGTAIVQVTTIFIDTFISPDPNFQELADETGGAVVRASNPTEVVERLLEVITTTNYILTVDSGVVEEGDSGSTPIGFTISRDRSDSAATVTFETTGDASPADVSGAPATIDFDIGEVSKTFTVDVLGDTEVESDETFGLRITEVIGTGSASFSSVATSFVIEDDDGGGLNEVLGTEDSDALVGTDAADALRSLAGQYDRMSGGAEADQFIFGAETNNGVRERDVILDYEVGIDAIVLEAGASVAAVRETSSQVVVFLDGDRDAVYVRGDGVTADNITFVTDDIFDLT is encoded by the coding sequence ATGTCATTGGCAGACGTTCTGAGCGCAACGACGATTACGGGTTTCAGCGCGGCGGAGAAGGCGACCATCGAGGCCGCGATAACGAGCACCTACAACAACTCCGCCACCGCCCGGACGATGTACGAGAACTGGGTTTCGGGGGGCAACACCATCTCCGTCTCGCACGTGGCGGGCGTGTTCCAAGCCTACCCTGGCACCGGGCGGGTCGAAATCGACATCCCCTTCATCAGCAACCTCTACTACATCGACGACAACGGAAACTCGGTGAAGTATCCGTTCGAACTCGCCCTCGTTCACGAGTTCGTCCACGCGCTGGAGGGCTTGCTCGACAACTACGATGCCCCGGACGGGGACTATCGCGGCGACACGGTGATCTTCACCAACGACATCCATGACGAGATGGGCTACGCCAACCGGAATTCCTATATCAGCGCGAATTTCGACACCGTCATCAAGCCCTCCTTCGCCTATACCGGCGGCGTCGAGATCGACCGCTCGTTCGCCAATGACGCCTCGTGGAGCGCGACCGGCAACCTCTTCAAGGGCACGCTGTTCTCGGACGACCTGCTGATCGGCGGGGCCTCGGCCAACGTGCTGGAGGGCAACCTGGGGAACGACTTCCTGTTCGGCGGCGGCGGCGACGACACGCTCAACGGGGGCCTGGGTGGAACCGATACCGTGGTGCTGTCGGGCAAGCCGGTCGACTACGACATCCGTCTCAATCCCGATGGCACCTGGACGTCCGAACACGTGCGCGGCGCGAAGGACGAAGGCACCGACACGTTCCAGAACCTCGAACGCGTGCGCTTTGCCGATCCCGACAGCACCTTCAACCTCGTGAAGAGCGGTCTCACCTGGCAGACGGATTTCGCCTTCGTCATCGACCAGACCGGCAGCATGGGGGACGACATCGCAGCGGTGAAGGCGGCGGCGACGGGCGTGGTCAACGCGCTGTACGCGGATGCGACGATCGACGCCCGCATCGGCATCGTCGGCTTCCGCGACAACACCATCGGCGAGCCGACCTCGGTCATCCTGCCCTTCACGGACCAGGATGATTTCGCGGCGCGCCAGGCCGCGGCCGTCGGCGCGATCAACGGGATCTCGGTGAGCGGGGGCGGCGATTTTCCGGAAACGGCCTTCGACGGCCTGCTGACCGCCCTCGACGGCTCGATGGGCGACTGGCGTGTCGGGGCCGGGGTGAAGAAGGTCGCGCTGTTCACCGATGCAAGCGCCAAGGACGCGATCCTGCTGCCGGCGGTGCTGACCTACGCGCTGTCCATCGGCGCGACGATCACCGGCAGCGCCAGCGCCGCGTTCGGAGAGATCGCGACGGTCGACACGTTCGAACTCACCTTCGGCGAGTCGATCGGCGCCTTCCCGGAAGGCGAAGGCGAAACCCTGCCGCCCTTCGTGCCGTCGGGCGACCCGATAGAACCGCCCGGCGGAACCGCGATCGTCCAGGTCACGACCATCTTCATCGACACCTTCATCTCGCCGGATCCGAACTTCCAGGAGCTGGCCGACGAAACCGGGGGGGCGGTCGTGCGGGCCTCCAACCCGACGGAAGTGGTCGAGCGCCTGCTGGAGGTCATCACCACGACCAACTACATTCTCACCGTCGACAGCGGCGTGGTCGAGGAAGGCGACAGCGGGTCCACACCCATCGGCTTCACCATCAGCCGCGACCGCTCGGACAGCGCCGCGACGGTCACGTTCGAGACAACAGGCGACGCCTCGCCCGCCGATGTGAGCGGCGCCCCGGCCACGATCGACTTCGACATCGGCGAGGTGTCCAAGACCTTCACGGTCGACGTCCTGGGCGACACCGAGGTGGAAAGCGACGAAACCTTCGGTCTCCGCATCACGGAGGTCATCGGCACCGGAAGCGCCTCGTTCTCGTCGGTCGCCACCTCTTTCGTGATCGAGGACGACGACGGCGGCGGCCTGAACGAGGTGCTCGGCACGGAAGACAGCGACGCGCTGGTCGGCACCGACGCGGCCGATGCCCTCCGCAGCCTTGCAGGACAATACGACAGGATGAGCGGCGGGGCGGAGGCCGATCAGTTCATTTTCGGCGCAGAGACGAACAATGGCGTGCGCGAACGCGATGTCATCCTCGACTACGAGGTCGGGATCGACGCCATCGTTCTGGAAGCCGGCGCGTCCGTCGCAGCGGTCCGCGAAACGTCGAGCCAGGTCGTCGTGTTCCTCGACGGAGACCGGGACGCGGTCTACGTGCGCGGCGACGGCGTGACCGCCGACAACATCACCTTCGTGACCGACGACATATTCGATCTGACGTGA
- a CDS encoding VPLPA-CTERM sorting domain-containing protein, translated as MKRHISAALVTAGLAFGALQAQAASLGLPTGAPSLSSSAAFIDYIEFAPDGDLSTFGAAVDSTDGVSPTGLTEIGFGVGFSLADPTAEATGGFDVFDEDGLFLAGDLLAVGFTEDVIEFRFGNLSGSGAGAFGSSVLALIAFDDPLGANPFDSFADGDFYSASITISNVVPLPAGLALLLGGLGGMALLRRRPGG; from the coding sequence ATGAAACGACATATTTCGGCGGCTCTCGTCACCGCGGGTCTGGCTTTCGGCGCACTGCAGGCGCAGGCGGCATCGCTGGGCCTGCCAACCGGCGCTCCGAGCCTTTCATCCAGCGCGGCTTTCATCGACTACATCGAGTTCGCGCCGGACGGCGACCTCTCGACGTTCGGCGCGGCGGTGGACTCCACCGACGGCGTGTCGCCCACCGGGCTGACCGAGATCGGCTTCGGGGTGGGGTTCTCGCTGGCCGATCCGACCGCGGAGGCGACGGGGGGCTTCGATGTCTTCGACGAGGACGGGCTGTTCCTCGCCGGCGACCTTCTGGCCGTCGGCTTCACCGAGGACGTGATCGAGTTCCGGTTCGGCAACCTGAGCGGCTCCGGCGCGGGGGCGTTCGGGTCGTCGGTTCTGGCGCTGATCGCCTTCGACGATCCGCTGGGCGCCAATCCGTTCGACTCGTTTGCGGATGGCGACTTCTACTCTGCCTCGATCACCATTTCGAACGTGGTCCCGCTGCCTGCCGGTCTCGCCCTGCTGCTCGGCGGTCTGGGGGGCATGGCTCTGCTCCGACGTCGTCCCGGAGGGTGA
- a CDS encoding ETC complex I subunit: MRARIYQPARTAMQSGQAKTHHWVLEFAPETPREIDPLMGWTSSDDTQAQVRLTFDSRAAAEDYARRYGIDAVVIRPKKRKPNVRPQGYAENFASNRRGAWTH; encoded by the coding sequence ATGCGCGCCCGCATCTACCAGCCCGCCAGGACCGCGATGCAGTCCGGCCAGGCCAAGACCCATCACTGGGTGCTGGAATTTGCGCCCGAGACCCCGCGCGAGATCGACCCGCTGATGGGCTGGACGAGTTCCGACGACACCCAGGCGCAGGTGCGCCTGACCTTCGACAGCCGGGCCGCGGCCGAGGACTACGCGCGCCGGTACGGGATCGATGCGGTCGTGATCCGCCCCAAGAAGCGCAAGCCGAACGTGCGCCCGCAGGGTTACGCCGAGAATTTCGCCTCCAACCGCCGCGGGGCCTGGACCCACTGA
- the uvrB gene encoding excinuclease ABC subunit UvrB: MPYSTEPSALNAPAAPVREREKLEGGKRFVMHTEFNAAGDQPTAIAELSQGVTAGEREQVLLGATGTGKTFTMAKVIEETQRPAIILAPNKTLAAQLYGEFKRFFPENSVEYFVSYYDYYQPEAYVPRSDTYIEKESQINEQIDRMRHSATRALLERDDVIIVASVSCIYGIGSVETYGAMTQDLQVGHDYDQRKVIADLVAQQYRRNDQAFQRGSFRVRGDVLELWPAHLEDRAWRMSFFGEELESITEFDPLTGQKTGDFERIRVYANSHYVTPKPTLQQAIQAIRKELRQRLDQLVAEGKLLEAQRLEQRTNFDLEMLEATGVCNGIENYSRYLTGRAPGEPPPTLFEFIPDNAIVFADESHVSVPQIGGMYRGDYRRKFTLAEHGFRLPSCTDNRPLKFEEWDAMRPQSVFVSATPGPWELDQTGGVFTEQVIRPTGLLDPPVEIRPVEMQVDDLLDEVRQVAARGYRTLCTTLTKRMAEDLTEYLHEQGIKVRYMHSDIDTIERIEILRDLRLGAFDVLIGINLLREGLDIPECGLVAILDADKEGFLRSETSLIQTIGRAARNADGRVIMYADRITGSMERALRETERRREKQIAYNELHGITPATVKKNVEDILAGLYQGDVDMNRVTAKIDKMHGANLEAHLDGLRTSMRKAAENLEFEEAARLRDEIKRLEAVDLAISDDPLARQSAVEEAVEASVGSKGRSTAGRAGQRGGKRGRR; this comes from the coding sequence ATGCCCTACTCCACCGAACCCTCCGCCCTGAACGCCCCCGCCGCGCCGGTCCGTGAGCGCGAAAAACTGGAGGGCGGCAAACGGTTCGTCATGCATACCGAATTCAATGCCGCGGGCGACCAGCCCACGGCCATCGCCGAGCTGTCCCAGGGCGTGACGGCGGGCGAGCGCGAACAGGTGCTGCTGGGGGCGACCGGCACCGGCAAAACCTTCACCATGGCCAAGGTGATCGAAGAGACCCAGCGCCCGGCGATCATCCTCGCCCCCAACAAGACGCTGGCCGCGCAGCTTTACGGGGAGTTCAAGCGCTTCTTCCCGGAAAACTCGGTCGAGTATTTCGTGAGCTACTACGACTACTACCAGCCCGAGGCCTATGTGCCGCGCTCGGACACCTATATCGAGAAGGAATCCCAGATCAACGAGCAGATCGACCGGATGCGCCACTCGGCCACCCGCGCGCTGCTGGAGCGCGACGACGTGATCATCGTGGCCTCGGTGTCCTGCATCTACGGCATCGGCTCGGTGGAAACCTACGGCGCGATGACCCAGGATCTGCAGGTCGGCCACGACTACGACCAGCGCAAGGTGATCGCGGACCTCGTCGCCCAGCAATACCGGCGCAACGACCAGGCGTTCCAGCGCGGCAGCTTCCGCGTGCGGGGCGACGTGCTGGAACTGTGGCCCGCGCACCTGGAGGACCGCGCCTGGCGGATGTCCTTCTTCGGCGAGGAACTGGAAAGCATCACCGAGTTCGACCCGCTGACGGGCCAGAAGACCGGCGATTTCGAGCGCATCCGGGTCTATGCCAACTCGCATTACGTGACGCCCAAGCCGACGCTGCAACAGGCGATCCAGGCGATCCGCAAGGAGCTGCGGCAGCGGCTGGACCAGCTGGTGGCCGAGGGCAAGCTGCTGGAGGCGCAGCGTCTGGAGCAGCGCACGAATTTCGACCTGGAGATGCTGGAGGCCACCGGCGTCTGCAACGGGATCGAGAACTACTCCCGCTATCTGACGGGGCGCGCGCCGGGCGAGCCGCCGCCCACCCTGTTCGAGTTCATCCCCGACAACGCCATTGTTTTCGCTGACGAATCCCACGTCTCGGTGCCGCAGATCGGCGGCATGTACCGGGGCGACTACCGGCGCAAGTTCACGCTGGCCGAACACGGGTTCCGCCTGCCGTCCTGTACCGACAACCGGCCGCTGAAGTTCGAGGAATGGGACGCGATGCGGCCCCAGTCCGTCTTCGTCTCGGCCACACCGGGGCCGTGGGAGCTCGACCAGACGGGGGGCGTCTTCACCGAACAGGTGATCCGGCCCACGGGGCTGTTGGACCCGCCGGTGGAGATCCGCCCCGTCGAGATGCAGGTGGACGATCTCCTGGACGAGGTGCGGCAGGTCGCGGCCAGGGGCTACCGCACGCTCTGCACCACGCTGACCAAGCGCATGGCCGAGGACCTGACCGAGTACCTGCACGAACAGGGCATCAAGGTCCGCTACATGCATTCCGACATCGACACCATCGAACGCATCGAGATCCTGCGCGATTTGCGGCTGGGCGCGTTCGACGTGCTGATCGGCATCAACCTGCTGCGCGAGGGGCTGGACATTCCCGAATGCGGGCTTGTGGCCATTCTGGACGCCGACAAGGAGGGGTTCCTGCGCTCGGAAACCTCGCTGATCCAGACCATCGGGCGGGCGGCGCGGAACGCCGACGGGCGCGTCATCATGTATGCCGACCGGATCACCGGCAGCATGGAGCGTGCGCTCCGCGAGACCGAGCGGCGGCGGGAAAAACAGATTGCCTACAACGAGTTGCACGGGATCACGCCGGCGACGGTCAAGAAGAACGTCGAGGACATCCTGGCCGGGCTCTACCAGGGCGACGTCGACATGAACCGGGTGACGGCCAAGATCGACAAGATGCACGGCGCCAACCTGGAGGCGCATCTGGACGGGCTGCGGACGTCGATGCGCAAGGCCGCCGAGAACCTGGAATTCGAGGAGGCCGCCCGTCTGCGCGACGAGATCAAGCGGCTGGAGGCGGTGGACCTGGCGATCTCCGACGACCCGCTGGCCCGGCAGTCGGCGGTCGAGGAGGCCGTGGAGGCGTCGGTCGGCTCCAAGGGGCGGTCGACGGCGGGGCGCGCCGGGCAGCGCGGCGGGAAGCGGGGGCGGCGGTAG
- a CDS encoding FRG domain-containing protein, whose product MCKDHPKIFEKTELDSPKELLRAISPLLNNGKLRDYIFRGHGNSEYKLIPKALRLDQRAKLQVASGLGAPIGNQIEWTHWQIEIENYALRRFYRLSDRLGLYIPNAPTLRRTINSFFDLEAATLRGPQRWLPEEYLEIAGLAQHYGLPTRLLDWSYDPLTGC is encoded by the coding sequence ATGTGTAAGGACCACCCCAAGATCTTTGAGAAGACCGAACTCGACAGCCCAAAAGAGCTACTGCGCGCAATCTCGCCACTACTTAACAATGGAAAACTAAGGGACTACATATTTCGCGGACATGGGAACTCAGAATACAAACTGATCCCAAAGGCCCTTAGATTGGACCAACGGGCAAAGCTCCAAGTCGCCAGCGGCCTTGGTGCGCCAATTGGCAATCAGATAGAATGGACCCACTGGCAAATCGAGATCGAAAACTATGCTTTACGCCGGTTCTATCGGCTATCAGATCGTCTCGGCCTGTACATTCCGAATGCCCCTACGCTTCGGAGGACTATTAACAGTTTTTTCGACCTGGAGGCAGCTACACTAAGAGGCCCCCAGCGATGGCTGCCGGAGGAATACTTGGAAATTGCTGGACTTGCCCAGCACTACGGGCTTCCAACGCGGTTGTTGGACTGGTCTTACGACCCTCTAACAGGCTGCTGA
- a CDS encoding IS5 family transposase, with translation MRGADETSGSLFSYVDIEARIPARHPLRQIRRVVNEALASLDAEFETLYAPEGRPSIPPERLIRASLLQILFSVRSERQLMEQMDYNLMFRWFVGLGIDDAVWVPTVFTKNRDRLLTTDMARKVMGAILAHREVAPLLSDEHFSVDGTLIKAWASMKSFQPKTEGSPPGADGPGDPPGDTDQDTSPDTAPAQPEAETVPMPSPSRRHRNAEVDFRGEKRSNATHASITDPDARLFRKSQGTGALLCYMGHALMENRNGFVVQADLTRADGHAERRAALDMIHRHSPGSTRRLTLGADKGYDSADFVADLRQAHVTPHVAQKARHSAIDGRTTRHPGYALSQTRRKKIEEPFGWAKTVGGMAQTVYRGLDRVAARFTFTMAACNLARLPKLLAA, from the coding sequence ATGCGGGGCGCGGACGAGACGAGCGGGTCGCTGTTCAGCTATGTTGACATCGAGGCGCGGATCCCGGCGCGGCATCCGTTGCGGCAGATCCGGCGGGTCGTGAACGAGGCTTTGGCCAGCCTCGATGCCGAGTTCGAGACGCTCTACGCCCCGGAGGGCCGGCCCTCGATCCCGCCGGAGCGGCTGATCCGGGCGAGCCTTCTACAGATCCTGTTCTCGGTACGCTCGGAGCGGCAGTTGATGGAGCAGATGGATTACAACCTCATGTTCCGCTGGTTCGTGGGCCTGGGGATCGACGACGCGGTCTGGGTCCCCACCGTCTTCACGAAGAACCGTGACCGGCTGCTGACCACCGACATGGCGCGCAAGGTGATGGGCGCGATCCTGGCTCACCGGGAGGTCGCACCGCTGCTGTCAGACGAGCACTTCTCGGTGGACGGCACGCTGATCAAGGCCTGGGCTTCCATGAAGAGCTTCCAGCCGAAGACCGAGGGCAGCCCGCCCGGCGCGGACGGGCCGGGTGACCCGCCGGGGGACACCGATCAGGATACCAGCCCCGACACCGCCCCTGCCCAGCCCGAAGCCGAGACCGTCCCGATGCCCAGCCCCAGCCGCCGCCACCGCAACGCCGAAGTCGACTTCCGCGGCGAGAAGCGCTCCAACGCCACCCATGCCTCGATCACCGACCCCGACGCGCGGCTGTTCCGCAAGTCGCAGGGGACGGGCGCGCTGCTCTGTTACATGGGGCATGCGCTGATGGAAAACCGCAATGGCTTCGTCGTCCAGGCCGACCTGACCCGCGCCGATGGCCATGCCGAACGCCGCGCCGCGCTCGACATGATCCACCGCCATTCCCCCGGCTCGACCCGCCGCCTCACGCTGGGCGCCGACAAGGGCTACGACAGCGCAGATTTCGTCGCCGATCTGCGACAGGCCCACGTCACGCCGCATGTCGCCCAGAAGGCCCGACACTCCGCCATCGACGGCAGAACCACCCGCCACCCCGGCTACGCCCTGTCCCAGACGCGCCGCAAGAAGATCGAAGAGCCCTTCGGCTGGGCCAAGACCGTCGGCGGCATGGCCCAGACCGTATACCGCGGCCTCGACCGCGTCGCCGCCCGCTTCACCTTCACCATGGCCGCCTGCAACCTCGCCAGACTGCCGAAGCTGCTGGCCGCCTGA
- a CDS encoding DUF2905 family protein has product MPRLIILLGIALILLGLLWGPLSRLGLGRLPGIS; this is encoded by the coding sequence ATGCCCCGCCTCATCATCCTCCTCGGGATCGCCCTCATCCTCCTCGGCCTCCTCTGGGGGCCGCTGTCGCGGCTGGGGCTGGGGCGGTTGCCGGGGATATCGTGA
- a CDS encoding DUF2905 family protein translates to MIERESVRLYVPVTSAILVSAVLTGVVALGRVVLGR, encoded by the coding sequence GTGATCGAGCGGGAGTCGGTCCGGCTCTATGTCCCCGTCACCAGCGCGATCCTCGTCTCGGCGGTGCTGACGGGGGTGGTCGCGCTGGGGCGGGTGGTGCTCGGGCGGTAG
- a CDS encoding zf-TFIIB domain-containing protein, producing MKCPIDGTELVMTERSGVEIDYCPECRGIWLDRGELDKIVERSAAAAQPAIGSDRMGGSRDYPGGRRKRRGSFLEEIFDF from the coding sequence ATGAAATGCCCCATCGACGGCACCGAACTCGTGATGACCGAGCGCAGCGGGGTCGAGATCGACTATTGCCCCGAATGCCGCGGCATCTGGCTCGACCGCGGCGAGCTGGACAAGATCGTCGAGCGCAGCGCGGCGGCGGCGCAGCCCGCCATCGGGTCGGACCGGATGGGCGGGTCCAGGGACTATCCCGGCGGCCGCCGCAAGCGCCGCGGCAGCTTCCTCGAAGAGATCTTCGACTTCTAG
- a CDS encoding DUF427 domain-containing protein encodes MALPLENVQDYPRPPVLEPAGARLRVVFGGSTIVDSARGLRVLETHHAPTYYIPAGDVAEGALVPCAGRSFCEWKGRASYFDVSAGGRVAHKAAWTYPAPHPRFAALADHVAFYAGQMEACFVGGEEVIPQPGDVYGGWVTANLEGIVKGGPGTWGW; translated from the coding sequence ATGGCTTTGCCGCTCGAAAACGTGCAGGACTATCCCCGCCCGCCCGTTCTGGAACCCGCCGGGGCGCGGCTGCGCGTGGTCTTCGGCGGGTCGACGATCGTCGACTCCGCGCGCGGGCTGCGCGTGCTCGAAACCCACCACGCGCCCACCTATTACATCCCGGCCGGGGACGTGGCCGAGGGCGCCCTGGTGCCCTGCGCCGGCCGCAGCTTCTGCGAATGGAAGGGACGCGCCTCCTATTTCGACGTCTCCGCCGGGGGGCGCGTGGCGCACAAGGCCGCCTGGACCTACCCCGCGCCCCATCCCCGCTTCGCCGCGCTGGCCGATCACGTCGCCTTCTATGCCGGGCAGATGGAGGCCTGCTTCGTGGGCGGGGAAGAGGTCATTCCCCAGCCCGGCGATGTCTACGGCGGCTGGGTGACGGCCAACCTTGAAGGAATCGTGAAGGGCGGGCCGGGCACCTGGGGCTGGTAG